From Penaeus monodon isolate SGIC_2016 chromosome 6, NSTDA_Pmon_1, whole genome shotgun sequence, the proteins below share one genomic window:
- the LOC119574596 gene encoding dentin sialophosphoprotein-like isoform X14: protein MKAIKAVSTLSPKCCVVSWWKLLTKMSQNKVRSSGSLANSDDIVKAGYLKKLKDSGVGLAQEAMRILEPWVCIVCSLGLFIRLTMKKKYFVLRRETGPDSPARLEYYDSEKKFKAGAQPKKPIILRTCFSINRKKDPKHSHVIALYTNHDSVSMAAESEAELNDWLGFLHHHMHQAVAGSDGQSRKLYEHVWMVEILPRSLGSSKGITGEYHICLTYKSIALVRVGESQKKIEFPLNSIRRCGHTGSFFFLGLGRSAVTGAGDIWMLTEDAVIAENMHGIIRRAMHAPCNNMSEDPVSRERTQSMSNQRSFDSKEDIFCSGQCLTRGRCGSMPSRSRTSSEGSMQTGPNKLPPNCSHQMDGPHPGSLCLHPITRPKSIPSSSESMESTASVEDFDGLHSHTPETAVDNSNGEEDYMPMEAGLESNMSQHRDHPQPPFSLPIGSTRSYVHSLSKGLISPVSGSSTEGPCLSSPQDQYLEMLSPLERTQEGLFGSVSERSAYLCMDRTPNQPSGSSGPENSGYLSMAPLNSPGSSLPAWQSHPSSQVSSPPHSANHSRIPSLVDENTDSYLSKVPGGHGDATTTSSDTYARDRSRSYLDMTPTPAVPTPIPCSPSDGMVQHRGGGDSFPEMSPGSSCSFTSGTPSSDHRFHDFIAEKSGNGSYCGYSEDDDSSLDRPHRTNSVGSKPEQFRSRKNSAPILGTSPISNSWSGTPGTFFRGFLQARNQERNNDLMEFDFTKNKSCDSISAEKEKKSSSIESIKRTFTGQRHRSNSKSSGNGKSSVFDSMKRDKKKSESELSAKGMEIPEGKSPFELDFTPSPRGGGSDVCDGYLPMNLRPAVSSGQSSANSEYLEMNSKDFFRGHGLNDPYLDMSKSSDRLVSSLSTSGPNDGYVDMSQGKGLGTLPLTPVSSSSTTSNSSSSIGARVRKISSTFNPLSSQDFSSQQDEYMPIDLRGSFESSHSLDGEKSKKKKSSKRKSFKDSTKRKKSDPIAVMGKGSDGENAQESSKKGTSPLSSLSTFLGRKNSSGTPPKTPLSPTGSPLPKSSRGTPSPFSSLTRKKNESKDSSKDGAAKESSGVSSSVSSGIGTSCIRESSREAEESAISGDSSSVTSSSQTVPNSGDQQNKQTTNNSGGSKRTSGIFETLSQADTKLEEKQKNTGLESGNTDISINSQQQHSNINSNDMGAYVNLSLGSSDKNLNVENKQRKVSTGSVSSDYMNVSPMSVCKTPEAPSDPQQPREYVNMCPGGRPEPHSTSLIPPQPAPMPGTVSPKRKTSLTSKGESSEKSSPSLGYGGSRDQNRRDSKRLSGSNYGEENDGGSGESGYLLMTPGQTPPKPVSPRTVTRRPDIPSALLGGRPDASLTATLERLNLGSSGGSATSERCRSHSGPGAPESSAVGGEVRVKKQLSEPRAGSGSQGSSGRAASACSSPVSYSPPTSPTLRGSVSSMSSLSEGGLSSASSTCTVVNVGVGRRESGLGGSGRAQETPVDSASHASVSSSSSSQQSTSTASSGCSIGDSGLNYVSLDLAPARCEGVMPSPLAARRSTSGAGVPHTVCLQEPAVGEEDEPLSYAQIDFTKSEGLRTTSLTRDKRH, encoded by the exons acgatgaagaagaagtacTTTGTGCTGCGGCGCGAGACGGGGCCCGACAGCCCCGCCCGCCTCGAGTACTATGATTCGGAGAAGAAATTCAAGGCGGGAGCCCAGCCCAAGAA ACCCATCATCCTGCGCACGTGCTTTAGCATCAACCGCAAGAAGGACCCGAAGCACAGCCACGTGATCGCCCTCTACACCAACCACGACTCGGTGAGCATGGCCGCCGAGTCCGAGGCCGAACTGAACGACTGGCTGGGATTCCTGCACCACCACATGCACCAGGCCGTGGCGGGCAGCGACGGCCAGTCCAGGAAGCTCTATG AGCACGTGTGGATGGTGGAGATCTTGCCCAGAAGCCTTGGCAGCAGTAAAGGGATCACGGGGGAGTATCACATCTGTCTGACTTACAAGTCAATTGCTCTCGTGCGGGTAGGAGAAAGTCAGAAGAAAATTGAGTTCCCG TTAAACAGCATCCGGCGTTGTGGCCACACAGGCTCTTTCTTCTTCCTGGGACTGGGGAGGTCAGCGGTCACTGGCGCAGGAGATATATGGATGCTAACGGAAGATGCTGTCATTGCTGAAAATATGCATGGTATTATTCGCAG aGCAATGCATGCTCCTTGTAACAACATGAGTGAAGACCCAGTGTCCCGGGAACGAACCCAGTCAATGTCAAATCAACGTTCATTTGACAGTAAGGAagacatatttt GTAGTGGGCAGTGCCTGACGCGTGGACGATGTGGCAGCATGCCCTCCCGGAGTCGCACAAGTAGTGAAGGATCTATGCAGACTGGGCCTAACAAGCTTCCACCAAACTGCAGTCATCAAATGGACGGCCCACACCCGGGATCTCTGTGTCTTCACCCCATCACTCGGCCTAAATCAAT TCCCAGCTCAAGTGAGTCCATGGAGTCAACTGCATCTGTAGAGGACTTTGATGGCCTGCATTCTCACACTCCGGAAACTGCTGTAGATAACTCCa ATGGTGAGGAGGATTATATGCCAATGGAGGCTGGCTTGGAGAGCAACATGAGCCAGCATCGGGACCATCCACagccacccttctccctccccattggCAGCACGCGGAGTTATGTTCATTCCTTAAGCAAAG GTCTCATCTCTCCTGTAAGTGGTAGCAGCACGGAAGGTCCATGCCTCTCATCTCCTCAAGATCAGTACTTGGAGATGTTAAGCCCCCTAGAGCGTACACAAGAAGGCCTATTTGGCTCAGTGTCAGAAAGGTCAGCATATCTGTGCATGGACCGTACCCCCAATCAGCCTTCAGGAAGTTCAGGTCCCGAAAACTCTGGGTACTTGTCCATGGCGCCGCTCAATTCCCCTGGATCATCCCTCCCGGCCTGGCAATCACACCCTTCTAGTCAG GTATCATCACCACCCCATTCTGCCAACCATTCTCGCATCCCCAGTCTAGTGGATGAAAATACTGATAGTTACCTCTCTAAGGTGCCTGGAGGACATGGAGACGCCACGACCACCTCTAGTGACACTTACGCTCGAGACCGCTCCCGCAGCTACCTCGACATGACTCCTACACCTGCTGTTCCTACACCCATCCCATGTAGCCCATCTGATGGTATGGTTCAACACAGAGGAGGAG GTGACTCTTTCCCTGAGATGTCCCCCGGAAGCAGCTGTTCCTTCACCTCAGGAACTCCCTCCTCTGACCATCGCTTTCATGATTTCATAGCTGAAAAGAGTGGAAATGGGTCCTACTGTGGTTATTCGGAAGATGATGACTCCTCTCTTGACAGACCTCACAGAACCAATTCTGTTGGTTCTAAACCTGAACAATTCCGAAGTCGTAAAAATAG CGCGCCAATTCTGGGGACGTCGCCCATCTCCAACTCATGGTCAGGGACTCCTGGGACGTTTTTCCGGGGCTTCCTCCAAGCACGGAACCAGGAGCGGAACAACGACCTGATGGAGTTTGACTTCACCAAGAACAAGAGCTGCGATAGTATATCtgctgagaaggagaagaagagcagCAGCATAGAGAGCATTAAGAGAACCTTCACAGGACAGAGACATCGTTCCAATTCCAAGTCCTCAGGGAATGGCAAATCTTCAGTTTTTGATTCtatgaaaagagacaaaaagaaatcaGAAAGTGAGTTGTCTGCCAAGGGTATGGAGATCCCGGAGGGAAAGAGTCCTTTTGAGCTTGATTTCACACCAAGTCCTCGTGGAGGTGGTTCAGATGTTTGTGATGGGTACTTGCCTATGAATTTGAGGCCTGCGGTCTCCAGTGGTCAGTCCTCGGCAAACTCTGAATACCTTGAGATGAACAGCAAAGATTTCTTTAGGGGACATGGTTTAAATGACCCATACTTAGATATGTCTAAAAGCAGTGACAGATTAGTTTCCTCACTGAGTACCTCAGGGCCAAACGATGGTTATGTGGACATGAGTCAAGGCAAAGGTCTGGGGACGCTTCCTCTCACACCTGTATCCTCGTCCTCCACAACTTCCAACAGCTCATCTTCCATTGGTGCTAGAGTCAGAAAGATTTCGTCCACATTTAATCCATTGTCTTCCCAAGACTTTTCTTCACAGCAGGACGAGTACATGCCCATTGACCTCCGTGGCAGTTttgaatcttcccattctcttgatggagagaagagtaagaaaaagaaaagcagtaAGAGAAAGTCGTTTAAGGACAGCACCAAACGCAAGAAATCAGACCCAATAGCAGTAATGGGAAAGGGAAGTGATGGGGAGAATGCCCAGGAAAGTAGCAAAAAAGGAACAAgtcccttatcctctctctcaacCTTCCTAGGTCGGAAGAATTCCTCAGGCACCCCTCCTAAGACCCCGCTTTCACCTACTGGTAGTCCACTTCCTAAGTCCAGTCGAGGAACGCCTAGTCCATTTTCGAGTCTAACACgcaagaaaaatgaaagtaagGATAGTAGTAAAGATGGAGCAGCAAAGGAAAGTTCTGGGGTCTCATCAAGTGTAAGCTCAGGCATCGGCACAAGTTGCATTAGAGAATCGAgtagagaagcagaggagagtgCCATATCAGGTGATAGCTCAAGCGTCACCTCATCCTCACAGACAGTTCCTAATAGTGGTGAccagcaaaataaacaaacaactaaCAACAGCGGGGGTAGCAAGAGAACTTCAGGGATATTTGAAACGTTATCTCAGGCAGACACTAAGCTggaggaaaagcagaaaaataCAGGCTTAGAGTCGGGTAACACTGATATTTCTATCAACAGTCAGCAGCAACATtcaaatattaatagcaatgatatggGGGCATATGTAAACTTATCACTTGGCAGCTCAGATAAGAATTTAAATGTAGAGAATAAACAACGAAAAGTATCCACAGGCTCAGTATCATCAGACTACATGAATGTATCTCCAATGTCAGTATGTAAGACACCTGAGGCTCCATCTGACCCTCAGCAACCGCGTGAGTATGTGAACATGTGCCCAGGAGGTCGCCCAGAGCCACACAGCACCTCTCTGATTCCACCACAGCCTGCACCTATGCCAGGCACGGTTTCCCCTAAGAGGAAAACCAGTCTTACATCGAAGGGTGAATCTAGTGAAAAAAGTAGTCCCAGTTTAGGATATGGGGGTTCTAGAGATCAGAATCGTCGTGACAGTAAGCGGTTAAGCGGCAGTAATTATGGAGAAGAGAACGATGGTGGTAGTGGGGAAAGTGGGTATTTGTTAATGACCCCTGGACAAACCCCGCCGAAACCTGTTTCTCCTCGCACAGTAACTCGTCGACCAGACATTCCCTCAGCTCTCCTTGGTGGCCGTCCTGATGCCAGCCTCACTGCCACCTTGGAGCGGCTAAACTTAGGCAGCTCTGGAGGTAGTGCCACGAGTGAAAGATGTCGGAGTCACAGTGGCCCAGGTGCCCCTGAGAGTTCTGCAGTAGGTGGCGAGGTGCGGGTAAAAAAACAATTGTCAGAACCAAGAGCTGGGTCAGGGAGCCAAGGGAGTAGTGGTCGGGCAGCATCAGCATGCTCATCACCTGTGTCATATTCACCGCCCACATCTCCGACCCTAAGAGGTTCTGTATCATCTATGTCATCGTTAAGTGAAGGTGGTCTTTCTTCAGCATCTTCCACCTGCACTGTGGTTAATGTGGGTGTTGGACGGCGGGAGAGTGGGCTTGGGGGGTCAGGCCGGGCCCAGGAGACGCCGGTTGATTCTGCATCCCACGCTagtgtctcctcttcctcttccagtcAGCAGTCGACTTCAACAGCTAGCAGTGGCTGCAGCATTGGAGACAGTGGACTAAATTATGTCTCGTTGGATTTAGCTCCAGCTCGTTGTGAGGGCGTGATGCCTTCACCGCTAGCTGCCCGCCGGTCTACAAGTGGGGCTGGAGTTCCTCATACTGTGTGTCTCCAAGAACCTGCGGTTGGGGAGGAAGACGAACCCCTCAGTTATGCTCAAATAGACTTCACCAAGAGTGAGGGTTTGCGTACTACCTCCCTTACCCGCGACAAACGACACTAA
- the LOC119574596 gene encoding insulin receptor substrate 2-like isoform X18 produces MKAIKAVSTLSPKCCVVSWWKLLTKMSQNKVRSSGSLANSDDIVKAGYLKKLKDSGVGLAQEAMRILEPWVCIVCSLGLFIRLTMKKKYFVLRRETGPDSPARLEYYDSEKKFKAGAQPKKPIILRTCFSINRKKDPKHSHVIALYTNHDSVSMAAESEAELNDWLGFLHHHMHQAVAGSDGQSRKLYGFQTEHVWMVEILPRSLGSSKGITGEYHICLTYKSIALVRVGESQKKIEFPLNSIRRCGHTGSFFFLGLGRSAVTGAGDIWMLTEDAVIAENMHGIIRRAMHAPCNNMSEDPVSRERTQSMSNQRSFDSSGQCLTRGRCGSMPSRSRTSSEGSMQTGPNKLPPNCSHQMDGPHPGSLCLHPITRPKSIPSSSESMESTASVEDFDGLHSHTPETAVDNSNGEEDYMPMEAGLESNMSQHRDHPQPPFSLPIGSTRSYVHSLSKGLISPVSGSSTEGPCLSSPQDQYLEMLSPLERTQEGLFGSVSERSAYLCMDRTPNQPSGSSGPENSGYLSMAPLNSPGSSLPAWQSHPSSQVSSPPHSANHSRIPSLVDENTDSYLSKVPGGHGDATTTSSDTYARDRSRSYLDMTPTPAVPTPIPCSPSDGDSFPEMSPGSSCSFTSGTPSSDHRFHDFIAEKSGNGSYCGYSEDDDSSLDRPHRTNSVGSKPEQFRSRKNSAPILGTSPISNSWSGTPGTFFRGFLQARNQERNNDLMEFDFTKNKSCDSISAEKEKKSSSIESIKRTFTGQRHRSNSKSSGNGKSSVFDSMKRDKKKSESELSAKGMEIPEGKSPFELDFTPSPRGGGSDVCDGYLPMNLRPAVSSGQSSANSEYLEMNSKDFFRGHGLNDPYLDMSKSSDRLVSSLSTSGPNDGYVDMSQGKGLGTLPLTPVSSSSTTSNSSSSIGARVRKISSTFNPLSSQDFSSQQDEYMPIDLRGSFESSHSLDGEKSKKKKSSKRKSFKDSTKRKKSDPIAVMGKGSDGENAQESSKKGTSPLSSLSTFLGRKNSSGTPPKTPLSPTGSPLPKSSRGTPSPFSSLTRKKNESKDSSKDGAAKESSGVSSSVSSGIGTSCIRESSREAEESAISGDSSSVTSSSQTVPNSGDQQNKQTTNNSGGSKRTSGIFETLSQADTKLEEKQKNTGLESGNTDISINSQQQHSNINSNDMGAYVNLSLGSSDKNLNVENKQRKVSTGSVSSDYMNVSPMSVCKTPEAPSDPQQPREYVNMCPGGRPEPHSTSLIPPQPAPMPGTVSPKRKTSLTSKGESSEKSSPSLGYGGSRDQNRRDSKRLSGSNYGEENDGGSGESGYLLMTPGQTPPKPVSPRTVTRRPDIPSALLGGRPDASLTATLERLNLGSSGGSATSERCRSHSGPGAPESSAVGGEVRVKKQLSEPRAGSGSQGSSGRAASACSSPVSYSPPTSPTLRGSVSSMSSLSEGGLSSASSTCTVVNVGVGRRESGLGGSGRAQETPVDSASHASVSSSSSSQQSTSTASSGCSIGDSGLNYVSLDLAPARCEGVMPSPLAARRSTSGAGVPHTVCLQEPAVGEEDEPLSYAQIDFTKSEGLRTTSLTRDKRH; encoded by the exons acgatgaagaagaagtacTTTGTGCTGCGGCGCGAGACGGGGCCCGACAGCCCCGCCCGCCTCGAGTACTATGATTCGGAGAAGAAATTCAAGGCGGGAGCCCAGCCCAAGAA ACCCATCATCCTGCGCACGTGCTTTAGCATCAACCGCAAGAAGGACCCGAAGCACAGCCACGTGATCGCCCTCTACACCAACCACGACTCGGTGAGCATGGCCGCCGAGTCCGAGGCCGAACTGAACGACTGGCTGGGATTCCTGCACCACCACATGCACCAGGCCGTGGCGGGCAGCGACGGCCAGTCCAGGAAGCTCTATG GCTTCCAAACAGAGCACGTGTGGATGGTGGAGATCTTGCCCAGAAGCCTTGGCAGCAGTAAAGGGATCACGGGGGAGTATCACATCTGTCTGACTTACAAGTCAATTGCTCTCGTGCGGGTAGGAGAAAGTCAGAAGAAAATTGAGTTCCCG TTAAACAGCATCCGGCGTTGTGGCCACACAGGCTCTTTCTTCTTCCTGGGACTGGGGAGGTCAGCGGTCACTGGCGCAGGAGATATATGGATGCTAACGGAAGATGCTGTCATTGCTGAAAATATGCATGGTATTATTCGCAG aGCAATGCATGCTCCTTGTAACAACATGAGTGAAGACCCAGTGTCCCGGGAACGAACCCAGTCAATGTCAAATCAACGTTCATTTGACA GTAGTGGGCAGTGCCTGACGCGTGGACGATGTGGCAGCATGCCCTCCCGGAGTCGCACAAGTAGTGAAGGATCTATGCAGACTGGGCCTAACAAGCTTCCACCAAACTGCAGTCATCAAATGGACGGCCCACACCCGGGATCTCTGTGTCTTCACCCCATCACTCGGCCTAAATCAAT TCCCAGCTCAAGTGAGTCCATGGAGTCAACTGCATCTGTAGAGGACTTTGATGGCCTGCATTCTCACACTCCGGAAACTGCTGTAGATAACTCCa ATGGTGAGGAGGATTATATGCCAATGGAGGCTGGCTTGGAGAGCAACATGAGCCAGCATCGGGACCATCCACagccacccttctccctccccattggCAGCACGCGGAGTTATGTTCATTCCTTAAGCAAAG GTCTCATCTCTCCTGTAAGTGGTAGCAGCACGGAAGGTCCATGCCTCTCATCTCCTCAAGATCAGTACTTGGAGATGTTAAGCCCCCTAGAGCGTACACAAGAAGGCCTATTTGGCTCAGTGTCAGAAAGGTCAGCATATCTGTGCATGGACCGTACCCCCAATCAGCCTTCAGGAAGTTCAGGTCCCGAAAACTCTGGGTACTTGTCCATGGCGCCGCTCAATTCCCCTGGATCATCCCTCCCGGCCTGGCAATCACACCCTTCTAGTCAG GTATCATCACCACCCCATTCTGCCAACCATTCTCGCATCCCCAGTCTAGTGGATGAAAATACTGATAGTTACCTCTCTAAGGTGCCTGGAGGACATGGAGACGCCACGACCACCTCTAGTGACACTTACGCTCGAGACCGCTCCCGCAGCTACCTCGACATGACTCCTACACCTGCTGTTCCTACACCCATCCCATGTAGCCCATCTGATG GTGACTCTTTCCCTGAGATGTCCCCCGGAAGCAGCTGTTCCTTCACCTCAGGAACTCCCTCCTCTGACCATCGCTTTCATGATTTCATAGCTGAAAAGAGTGGAAATGGGTCCTACTGTGGTTATTCGGAAGATGATGACTCCTCTCTTGACAGACCTCACAGAACCAATTCTGTTGGTTCTAAACCTGAACAATTCCGAAGTCGTAAAAATAG CGCGCCAATTCTGGGGACGTCGCCCATCTCCAACTCATGGTCAGGGACTCCTGGGACGTTTTTCCGGGGCTTCCTCCAAGCACGGAACCAGGAGCGGAACAACGACCTGATGGAGTTTGACTTCACCAAGAACAAGAGCTGCGATAGTATATCtgctgagaaggagaagaagagcagCAGCATAGAGAGCATTAAGAGAACCTTCACAGGACAGAGACATCGTTCCAATTCCAAGTCCTCAGGGAATGGCAAATCTTCAGTTTTTGATTCtatgaaaagagacaaaaagaaatcaGAAAGTGAGTTGTCTGCCAAGGGTATGGAGATCCCGGAGGGAAAGAGTCCTTTTGAGCTTGATTTCACACCAAGTCCTCGTGGAGGTGGTTCAGATGTTTGTGATGGGTACTTGCCTATGAATTTGAGGCCTGCGGTCTCCAGTGGTCAGTCCTCGGCAAACTCTGAATACCTTGAGATGAACAGCAAAGATTTCTTTAGGGGACATGGTTTAAATGACCCATACTTAGATATGTCTAAAAGCAGTGACAGATTAGTTTCCTCACTGAGTACCTCAGGGCCAAACGATGGTTATGTGGACATGAGTCAAGGCAAAGGTCTGGGGACGCTTCCTCTCACACCTGTATCCTCGTCCTCCACAACTTCCAACAGCTCATCTTCCATTGGTGCTAGAGTCAGAAAGATTTCGTCCACATTTAATCCATTGTCTTCCCAAGACTTTTCTTCACAGCAGGACGAGTACATGCCCATTGACCTCCGTGGCAGTTttgaatcttcccattctcttgatggagagaagagtaagaaaaagaaaagcagtaAGAGAAAGTCGTTTAAGGACAGCACCAAACGCAAGAAATCAGACCCAATAGCAGTAATGGGAAAGGGAAGTGATGGGGAGAATGCCCAGGAAAGTAGCAAAAAAGGAACAAgtcccttatcctctctctcaacCTTCCTAGGTCGGAAGAATTCCTCAGGCACCCCTCCTAAGACCCCGCTTTCACCTACTGGTAGTCCACTTCCTAAGTCCAGTCGAGGAACGCCTAGTCCATTTTCGAGTCTAACACgcaagaaaaatgaaagtaagGATAGTAGTAAAGATGGAGCAGCAAAGGAAAGTTCTGGGGTCTCATCAAGTGTAAGCTCAGGCATCGGCACAAGTTGCATTAGAGAATCGAgtagagaagcagaggagagtgCCATATCAGGTGATAGCTCAAGCGTCACCTCATCCTCACAGACAGTTCCTAATAGTGGTGAccagcaaaataaacaaacaactaaCAACAGCGGGGGTAGCAAGAGAACTTCAGGGATATTTGAAACGTTATCTCAGGCAGACACTAAGCTggaggaaaagcagaaaaataCAGGCTTAGAGTCGGGTAACACTGATATTTCTATCAACAGTCAGCAGCAACATtcaaatattaatagcaatgatatggGGGCATATGTAAACTTATCACTTGGCAGCTCAGATAAGAATTTAAATGTAGAGAATAAACAACGAAAAGTATCCACAGGCTCAGTATCATCAGACTACATGAATGTATCTCCAATGTCAGTATGTAAGACACCTGAGGCTCCATCTGACCCTCAGCAACCGCGTGAGTATGTGAACATGTGCCCAGGAGGTCGCCCAGAGCCACACAGCACCTCTCTGATTCCACCACAGCCTGCACCTATGCCAGGCACGGTTTCCCCTAAGAGGAAAACCAGTCTTACATCGAAGGGTGAATCTAGTGAAAAAAGTAGTCCCAGTTTAGGATATGGGGGTTCTAGAGATCAGAATCGTCGTGACAGTAAGCGGTTAAGCGGCAGTAATTATGGAGAAGAGAACGATGGTGGTAGTGGGGAAAGTGGGTATTTGTTAATGACCCCTGGACAAACCCCGCCGAAACCTGTTTCTCCTCGCACAGTAACTCGTCGACCAGACATTCCCTCAGCTCTCCTTGGTGGCCGTCCTGATGCCAGCCTCACTGCCACCTTGGAGCGGCTAAACTTAGGCAGCTCTGGAGGTAGTGCCACGAGTGAAAGATGTCGGAGTCACAGTGGCCCAGGTGCCCCTGAGAGTTCTGCAGTAGGTGGCGAGGTGCGGGTAAAAAAACAATTGTCAGAACCAAGAGCTGGGTCAGGGAGCCAAGGGAGTAGTGGTCGGGCAGCATCAGCATGCTCATCACCTGTGTCATATTCACCGCCCACATCTCCGACCCTAAGAGGTTCTGTATCATCTATGTCATCGTTAAGTGAAGGTGGTCTTTCTTCAGCATCTTCCACCTGCACTGTGGTTAATGTGGGTGTTGGACGGCGGGAGAGTGGGCTTGGGGGGTCAGGCCGGGCCCAGGAGACGCCGGTTGATTCTGCATCCCACGCTagtgtctcctcttcctcttccagtcAGCAGTCGACTTCAACAGCTAGCAGTGGCTGCAGCATTGGAGACAGTGGACTAAATTATGTCTCGTTGGATTTAGCTCCAGCTCGTTGTGAGGGCGTGATGCCTTCACCGCTAGCTGCCCGCCGGTCTACAAGTGGGGCTGGAGTTCCTCATACTGTGTGTCTCCAAGAACCTGCGGTTGGGGAGGAAGACGAACCCCTCAGTTATGCTCAAATAGACTTCACCAAGAGTGAGGGTTTGCGTACTACCTCCCTTACCCGCGACAAACGACACTAA